The following proteins are encoded in a genomic region of Leifsonia psychrotolerans:
- a CDS encoding protein O-GlcNAcase, with translation MFAIRGVIEGFYGRPWTDAQRLELIEFVAARGMNTFVYAPKGDPLVREDWREPYLGEELTRLKRLVDQCRRHGVTFVYCLSPGLSIEYSSAADHAALTAKYDTVAALGVETFGLLLDDIPIDLQHPADRDAFTDLVEAHRSLIGTVFTHLGPTRSLIVCPTVYWGSGDEDYITRLGHGIDPRIDLFWSGRAICSATLDLADAALFARSTLRPVTYWDNYPVNDVAMGHELHIGPYQGRDRHLYRFATGVISNGMELFESSKIAFATIAEYLSAPEEYNAEESWMRALRDVVGDADLAAYALFADTVRSSCLSAEDAPALTRALDAFAYGYRFDDRHAAAAALADVAHRMQVAADHLLNGPVVNPALIAEARPWIESFGIGADALARVAELARENRLETDGPTELIGYLTALRAANRRVFGDLLDMTLAELTAPQHARHEIPAPPRLSTAKDAS, from the coding sequence ATGTTCGCCATCCGCGGCGTGATCGAAGGCTTCTACGGGCGGCCGTGGACGGACGCGCAGCGCCTCGAACTGATCGAGTTCGTTGCCGCGCGCGGCATGAACACGTTCGTCTACGCGCCGAAAGGCGACCCGCTGGTGCGGGAAGACTGGCGCGAGCCCTACCTCGGCGAGGAGTTGACACGACTGAAAAGGCTGGTGGACCAGTGCCGCCGGCACGGGGTCACATTCGTCTATTGCCTCTCACCCGGGCTCTCCATCGAATACTCGAGCGCCGCGGACCACGCGGCGCTGACCGCCAAGTACGACACCGTTGCGGCGCTCGGCGTCGAGACGTTTGGGCTGCTGCTCGACGACATCCCCATCGACCTGCAGCATCCGGCCGATAGAGACGCCTTCACCGATCTGGTCGAGGCGCATCGCTCCCTGATCGGGACTGTCTTCACACACCTCGGGCCCACCCGTTCTCTCATCGTGTGTCCCACCGTCTATTGGGGCTCCGGCGACGAGGACTACATCACGCGGTTGGGCCACGGGATCGACCCTCGCATCGATCTGTTCTGGAGTGGACGAGCGATCTGCTCCGCAACGCTGGATCTGGCCGATGCCGCGCTCTTCGCCCGCTCCACTCTGCGCCCGGTCACCTACTGGGACAACTATCCGGTCAATGACGTCGCGATGGGGCATGAGTTGCATATCGGTCCGTATCAGGGGCGTGACCGGCACCTGTATCGCTTCGCCACCGGCGTGATCTCGAACGGGATGGAGCTGTTCGAATCGTCGAAGATCGCCTTTGCCACTATTGCCGAGTACCTGAGTGCTCCAGAGGAATACAACGCCGAGGAGAGCTGGATGCGCGCGCTTCGGGATGTCGTCGGTGACGCCGATCTTGCCGCATACGCACTTTTTGCCGACACTGTGCGTTCCTCCTGCTTAAGTGCGGAGGATGCCCCCGCCCTCACCCGTGCCCTCGACGCGTTTGCGTACGGTTACCGGTTCGATGACCGGCACGCTGCGGCGGCCGCACTCGCCGACGTTGCCCATCGGATGCAGGTTGCGGCAGATCACCTCCTGAACGGGCCCGTCGTAAACCCGGCCCTGATCGCAGAAGCCCGCCCGTGGATCGAATCCTTCGGTATCGGGGCCGACGCGCTCGCGCGGGTGGCCGAGCTGGCCCGGGAGAACCGTCTCGAAACCGACGGGCCCACTGAACTGATCGGCTACCTGACCGCCCTTCGTGCAGCGAATCGCCGGGTCTTCGGCGACTTGCTCGACATGACCTTGGCCGAACTCACCGCACCTCAGCACGCCCGCCACGAAATCCCTGCACCACCGAGACTGTCGACAGCAAAGGATGCATCATGA
- a CDS encoding carbohydrate ABC transporter permease, translating to MKKKWALAPYLFLAPALLVFGFAVLLPVVNTVGYSFTTWNGYGEKIFVGFDNYIAAINDATFRASFVHVIGYIALTLVLEVAVGLVLAGLVGGIRRGSLWFRVAIFTPVMLPMVVVAVLWAFVYNADFGLLNAALETFGLAEFQRVWLGDTSTALIAISVVSGWVYAGFYMTIFYAAFSQVPGDVIEAARLDGAGELRIFRSVKVPMIRNAVIVAVLLCVTGGFQSFDLFYVMTNGGPYGATEIPTTYLVKTVFSFGKVGYGSAMAVLLTAVIVGFGLVFVRLTGRRREGGRP from the coding sequence ATGAAAAAGAAGTGGGCGCTGGCGCCCTACCTGTTCCTCGCTCCGGCACTCCTGGTCTTCGGGTTCGCCGTTCTGCTGCCGGTGGTGAACACCGTGGGCTACAGCTTCACCACATGGAACGGCTACGGAGAGAAGATCTTCGTCGGGTTCGACAACTACATCGCAGCGATCAACGATGCGACCTTTCGCGCCTCCTTCGTGCACGTCATCGGCTACATCGCGCTGACCCTGGTGCTAGAGGTCGCGGTCGGCCTGGTTCTGGCCGGTTTAGTCGGCGGGATCCGGCGCGGTTCTCTGTGGTTTCGAGTTGCCATCTTCACCCCGGTGATGTTGCCGATGGTCGTCGTCGCCGTGCTCTGGGCCTTTGTCTACAATGCGGATTTCGGCCTGCTGAACGCCGCGCTGGAAACGTTCGGGCTCGCCGAATTCCAGCGCGTCTGGTTGGGGGACACCTCGACGGCGCTCATCGCAATCAGCGTCGTGTCTGGCTGGGTGTATGCCGGTTTCTACATGACAATCTTCTATGCCGCGTTCAGTCAAGTTCCGGGTGATGTGATCGAGGCCGCACGCTTGGACGGTGCCGGTGAACTGCGCATCTTTCGCAGTGTCAAAGTGCCCATGATTCGTAACGCCGTGATCGTGGCCGTGCTGCTCTGCGTGACCGGGGGATTTCAGAGCTTTGACCTGTTCTACGTCATGACAAACGGGGGACCCTACGGCGCGACAGAGATTCCCACCACGTACCTCGTTAAGACCGTGTTCAGCTTCGGGAAGGTCGGCTATGGCTCTGCCATGGCAGTTCTGCTGACCGCAGTGATCGTCGGCTTCGGCCTCGTGTTCGTGCGCCTCACCGGGCGTCGCAGAGAAGGAGGCCGACCGTGA
- a CDS encoding ABC transporter substrate-binding protein — MTRFRTLTIGTLALLSAGALALTGCSGGGSGGSDTVLRIAMGSPGEAQIRVWDNVAAQFESDNPGYTVEMNYLDDDLYQTIGLPNLLNGRKAPDIYFEWAGKRLQQRYDDGFAADLTEAVTTGPISGLFDPSVFDSLTIDGTVVMVPYSSDVTNVLWYNTDILSEAGLTPPSTWDELLAACDTLNAKGITPIASGNKDLWAVGNWLSHLASRVVGEDVYNATLAGEAPFSTPQWEEAFGYVTQLTEHKCLNESVNAVDDNEGAQLFFQGKAAMHPIGSWLVSWAIDEAPDLNFDYVNLPAMPGVGNQDSVIGVVTGYIVNARSTKQDAAAEFLALLNSDTFVAEFIEAEVTPMTLSASGAQSIDSRTARLTALLASAPAIVLPPDNGYELEMANALYSALAEVVGGQTSPADALAGIDKKLG, encoded by the coding sequence ATGACCAGATTTCGCACACTGACAATTGGCACGCTCGCCCTGCTCAGCGCAGGGGCGCTCGCCCTCACCGGATGTTCCGGGGGCGGTTCAGGTGGCAGCGACACTGTTTTGCGCATCGCCATGGGATCACCGGGTGAAGCGCAGATTCGAGTCTGGGACAACGTCGCCGCACAATTCGAGAGCGATAACCCGGGCTACACGGTTGAAATGAACTATCTCGATGACGACCTTTATCAGACGATCGGCCTGCCCAACCTGCTCAATGGTCGTAAGGCACCGGATATCTATTTCGAATGGGCCGGTAAACGGCTCCAGCAGCGGTACGACGATGGCTTTGCCGCTGATCTCACCGAGGCCGTGACAACCGGACCGATCAGCGGTCTCTTCGACCCGAGCGTGTTTGACTCGTTGACCATCGACGGCACGGTCGTCATGGTTCCGTATTCCTCCGACGTGACGAATGTGCTCTGGTACAACACCGACATCCTTTCCGAGGCCGGACTCACCCCACCGAGCACCTGGGACGAGCTCCTCGCTGCCTGCGACACGCTGAATGCGAAGGGCATCACGCCGATTGCCTCCGGAAACAAAGACCTCTGGGCAGTGGGCAACTGGCTTTCTCACCTCGCCTCGCGCGTCGTCGGCGAAGACGTTTACAACGCGACTCTCGCCGGCGAAGCGCCCTTCTCCACGCCGCAGTGGGAAGAAGCGTTCGGTTATGTCACGCAACTCACCGAGCACAAATGCCTCAATGAGAGCGTCAACGCCGTCGACGACAACGAAGGGGCTCAGCTCTTCTTCCAGGGTAAGGCGGCCATGCATCCGATCGGTTCCTGGCTGGTGAGCTGGGCGATTGACGAAGCTCCCGACTTGAACTTCGATTATGTGAACCTGCCGGCCATGCCCGGAGTTGGGAATCAAGACAGCGTGATCGGTGTCGTCACCGGCTATATCGTCAACGCGAGGAGCACGAAGCAGGATGCCGCGGCCGAATTTTTGGCGCTGCTGAACAGCGACACCTTCGTTGCGGAGTTCATCGAAGCCGAGGTGACCCCGATGACGCTCTCTGCGTCGGGTGCACAGAGCATTGACTCCCGCACCGCGCGGCTGACGGCGCTGCTCGCCAGCGCGCCCGCCATCGTGCTCCCGCCCGACAACGGCTACGAACTTGAAATGGCGAACGCGCTCTACAGCGCACTGGCCGAGGTCGTGGGGGGCCAGACGTCGCCGGCCGACGCGTTGGCCGGTATCGACAAGAAACTCGGCTAA
- a CDS encoding SIS domain-containing protein, whose product MNTVPESAGMRYLELAQGLITRLCESQWPQISAAAHLVADTVAARHTVHVFGTGHSHMLAEELFYRAGGLVRVSPILFDGLMLHSSAPLSTSLERLSGLADALLLDHPIVPGDVLIVASNSGSNAVSSELVQRVTQGGVSVIAVTSLQHSTSVQARSNQQPRLHELADIVIDNGGCVGDAAVSIRGFDTRVAPTSTVVGAAILNAMVAEAVQLMVERGVVPEVYSSSNTAGGDAANSRYIGQGVLR is encoded by the coding sequence ATGAACACGGTGCCCGAGTCGGCTGGAATGCGGTACCTCGAACTCGCCCAGGGGCTGATCACACGGCTGTGCGAGTCGCAATGGCCACAGATCAGTGCTGCGGCGCATCTCGTCGCCGACACCGTGGCTGCCCGGCACACCGTGCATGTATTCGGGACCGGTCATTCGCACATGCTCGCCGAGGAGCTGTTCTACCGGGCCGGCGGGCTGGTGCGGGTGAGCCCCATCCTTTTCGACGGGCTCATGCTTCACTCCAGCGCGCCGCTCAGCACCTCGCTCGAGCGGCTGAGTGGCCTTGCCGACGCGCTGCTTCTCGATCACCCAATCGTTCCGGGCGACGTTCTGATCGTCGCCTCGAACTCCGGCAGCAACGCCGTCTCGTCCGAGCTGGTGCAACGGGTCACACAGGGCGGTGTGTCGGTGATCGCCGTGACGAGTCTGCAGCACTCGACATCCGTCCAGGCCCGCTCGAATCAACAGCCGAGGCTGCATGAGCTGGCCGACATCGTGATCGACAATGGCGGATGCGTGGGGGATGCGGCGGTGTCAATCCGCGGATTCGACACCCGGGTGGCTCCGACCTCGACAGTGGTGGGGGCCGCGATCCTGAACGCAATGGTCGCCGAAGCGGTGCAGCTGATGGTTGAGCGGGGAGTCGTACCCGAGGTGTACTCGAGTAGCAATACGGCGGGCGGCGACGCCGCGAACTCTCGCTACATCGGCCAGGGCGTGCTCCGGTGA